From a region of the Asterias amurensis chromosome 2, ASM3211899v1 genome:
- the LOC139933915 gene encoding uncharacterized protein isoform X2, giving the protein MLKGAQECEICQKPYDKRVTKESYFTPSEENTVASSIVVLLLLLGVTAVGIYLLVDNLTYFHGSVGISIWVPISLLCVGMIGLSVFLPWIALFFMRTSRRHTGSPSLTRLQTPIELHI; this is encoded by the exons ATGTTAAAAGGTGCTCAAGAATGCGAAATATGCCAAAAACCTTACGACAAAAGAGTTACAAAAGAATCGTATTTTACC CCATCAGAAGAGAACACTGTAGCCTCCTCTATCGTAGTCCTCCTCCTTCTCCTGGGTGTAACAGCCGTCGGTATCTACCTCCTGGTCGACAACCTGACGTATTTCCACGGTAGCGTAGGGATCAGTATATGGGTGCCCATCAGTCTACTGTGCGTTGGTATGATCGGACTCTCTGTGTTCTTACCCTGGATTGCGTTGTTCTTCATGAGGACCAGCAGGCGTCATACCGGAAGCCCGTCTCTGACCCGGTTGCAGACACCGATTGAGCTTCATATATGA
- the LOC139934126 gene encoding uncharacterized protein: MDMFPTANTSELSADDAFPNVRVFRVVVEILVVLLGVPGNLLIIRVYWRKTVKTSTIVLIQGLALADCIVCSVKIIDVVEQIVGMQQAITITQKIVITSVMASVSITTVIAMDRYDCICRPQRRFFTLRRGQIAVVISFIFGALMSVPEYGQQFGRTPTPSVSLASLARMSSFLFPLSIIGVCYTKVFMTIRRHVRVGIMSSANAANLSSLQVASSSKEPTRGQPGKDTVMTESKSLNSVPHHDTSQPSTVHSPARKDTAPQGPPKKPEAFRHTASERNKPRLNPVKQRQAKKVDTNAALQRKTTVMLFVASVVFLLLWLPHWIMIAVVNADAGEDEGIYVDPLFYIVMNEIRVLFFLNNAVNPFIYGLANRRFRKECKEVLSKLYPNGETKLVQTLSLVHTEMASGTYNLSQPAGWRG; encoded by the coding sequence ATGGATATGTTTCCCACAGCAAATACATCTGAACTATCCGCAGACGATGCTTTCCCAAATGTGCGCGTTTTCCGCGTGGTTGTTGAGATACTGGTGGTGCTACTGGGTGTTCCTGGTAACCTCCTCATCATACGCGTTTACTGGAGGAAGACTGTCAAAACCAGCACCATCGTTTTAATTCAGGGCCTGGCTTTGGCCGACTGTATCGTTTGCTCGGTAAAGATCATCGACGTTGTAGAACAGATAGTAGGGATGCAGCAAGCCATTACGATCACCCAGAAAATAGTGATCACGTCGGTCATGGCATCAGTTTCGATCACTACAGTGATTGCAATGGATCGCTACGACTGCATATGCCGTCCGCAACGGCGGTTCTTCACCCTCAGACGGGGACAAATAGCGGTCGTGATTTCATTTATCTTCGGGGCCTTGATGTCCGTTCCTGAATACGGCCAGCAGTTTGGCAGAACGCCTACTCCGTCTGTGAGCTTGGCATCATTGGCTCGCATGAGCTCCTTTTTGTTTCCTCTATCGATTATTGGAGTATGTTACACCAAAGTGTTCATGACCATCCGTAGACATGTCCGAGTCGGCATTATGTCTTCTGCAAATGCAGCGAATCTTTCCAGCTTGCAAGTTGCTTCTTCGTCCAAAGAGCCTACCCGTGGACAACCAGGTAAAGACACAGTCATGACTGAATCTAAATCTCTCAACTCCGTACCCCACCATGATACATCTCAACCATCCACTGTACATAGTCCTGCCAGAAAGGATACCGCCCCACAAGGACCACCGAAGAAGCCTGAAGCGTTTCGTCACACAGCGAGTGAAAGGAACAAACCACGTCTGAATCCCGTCAAACAGCGCCAAGCTAAAAAGGTGGATACCAACGCAGCCCTTCAGCGTAAGACGACCGTGATGTTGTTCGTGGCCAGCGTTGTGTTCCTTCTACTGTGGCTGCCGCACTGGATCATGATAGCAGTTGTGAACGCCGATGCGGGTGAAGACGAGGGTATTTATGTCGACCCTCTCTTCTACATAGTCATGAATGAGATACGAGTGCTTTTCTTCTTAAATAACGCTGTCAATCCGTTTATTTACGGACTTGCAAATAGACGGTTTAGAAAAGAGTGTAAAGAGGTGCTAAGTAAGCTAT